The Bacillus sp. Bos-x628 genome segment TGTATTAACAAACCCTGTTGATGCAATGACATATGCCGTTTATAAAGAATCAGGATTACCAAAAGAAAGAGTCATCGGGCAATCTGGTATTCTCGATACAGCGCGTTTCCGAACGTTCGTTGCACAAGAATTAAATTTATCTGTCAAAGACGTGACTGGATTTGTTCTCGGTGGACATGGCGACGACATGGTTCCGCTTGTTCGTTACTCTTATGCAGGCGGTATCCCAATTGAAACATTGATTCCAAAAGATAGAATCGATGCAATTGTTGAAAGAACAAGAAAAGGCGGCGGCGAGATTGTGAACCTATTAGGTAATGGTAGTGCCTATTATGCACCTGCTGCTTCACTTGTTGAAATGGTTGAGGCGATTTTGAAAGATCAGCGTCGCGTCATTCCAACGATTGCTTACCTAGAAGGTGAATACGGTTATGAAGGTATTTACCTTGGTGTGCCAACAATCGTAGGTGGTAACGGTCTTGAGCAAATCATTGAGCTTGAGTTAACAGAAGAAGAGAAAAGTCAGCTTGACCGCTCTGTTGAATCTGTTAAGAACGTGATGAAAGTATTATCTTAATATGAACAAAAAAGAAGGCTTCTCTAAGAGAGGCTTTCTTTTTGTGTTCAAAACGAATCTTGTTGAAATTTTAAATTGTCCTCTTGTTAAGCTTTCGTTAAAATAAAATAGAAAGCATGACTTCTCGCTTTTCACATAAC includes the following:
- the mdh gene encoding malate dehydrogenase; the encoded protein is MANKRKKVSVIGAGFTGATTAFLTAQKELADVVLVDIPQLENPTKGKALDMLEASPVQGFDANITGTSNYEDTAGSDVVVITAGIARKPGMSRDDLVSTNEKIMRSVTREIVKYSPEAIIVVLTNPVDAMTYAVYKESGLPKERVIGQSGILDTARFRTFVAQELNLSVKDVTGFVLGGHGDDMVPLVRYSYAGGIPIETLIPKDRIDAIVERTRKGGGEIVNLLGNGSAYYAPAASLVEMVEAILKDQRRVIPTIAYLEGEYGYEGIYLGVPTIVGGNGLEQIIELELTEEEKSQLDRSVESVKNVMKVLS